A window of the Lasioglossum baleicum unplaced genomic scaffold, iyLasBale1 scaffold0057, whole genome shotgun sequence genome harbors these coding sequences:
- the LOC143219636 gene encoding uncharacterized protein LOC143219636, with product MLCPKDMCAMCMWAIVLCATEHLPCGIAAKAIEGIAKLRKIREARRIQETATQCSPGFIQRYIAEETKNQREEVKIGGRRGEKAEGKSEKGNRDKLEGKNSGKGNSKGKSAGKGIVEQDSESEEDWEIEEREKKKQKRKKEQEEEEKRKEEERRNKARKGPPPPKLEAIVVKATKDRTFADLFKTLKSEASSRMEGIHTVKKSRGGDLIIEMRKDTNCNAMEQTVRDTLGKDFQVKKLTPKITLEIKDLDPTLEKEEVRKEIADCLKLGEWAESEKEVRSLRSSFEGTKTAIVSVPVESMRELGEGNRIQIGFTMCRVARALNIIRCFRCHEFGHTSYDCKTNIDGSEICRRCSTVGHSINGCTATRCCILCIRKGVPAAKAEHVAGAMNCPQYRKFVDDKQEKIIKFAVKILQINLNQCRNAQHLLAQTAVELKVDAVLIADPLHNPGPWVFGSGNTTAIWVTGCNGLARYEDEDTREEDFTAVRLGEYMVVSIYLSPSLSNTQFPLRLEKILKFVQSKKTEGRRIILGGDFNAHSTLWGSTRTNDRGRTVMEELLSEGLHPVKPGGGPTFLHGNRSSNIDFVAISNPINTKIRSQVLDIESDSDHRYVLTTIDTEIQIPRKCPFRPKWKPSQESMGHLRAAFGNTIEKEHLNNEAVFDENLPKNETKYNNDLKVNLWWDKELGTIRDSSRYTKRRIQRERAKIRDKGKSPEELEILEIQYKDTIRELRRKISMAKVRKWKEFCE from the exons ATGCTGTGTCCAAAAGATATGTGCGCAATGTGCATGTGGGCAATCGTATTGTGCGCAACTGAGCACCTCCCATGTGGGATAGCAGCAAAGGCTATCGAGGGAATAGCTAAATTAAGGAAAATTAGGGAGGCTAGGCGCATACAGGAGACAGCTACGCAATGTTCACCCGGCTTTATACAGAGGTACATCGCTGAGGAAACCAAAAATCAGAGAGAGGAGGTGAAAATAGGAGGTAGAAGAGGAGAAAAGGCAGAGGGTAAATCAGAGAAGGGGAACAGGGACAAGCTAGAGGGAAAAAATAGTGGAAAGGGCAATAGTAAGGGTAAATCGGCAGGGAAAGGTATAGTTGAACAGGACAGCGAGTCCGAAGAGGACTGGGAGatagaagaaagagaaaagaaaaaacagaaaaggaaaaaagaacagGAAGAGGAGGAAAAGAGAAAGGAAGAAGAAAGGAGGAATAAAGCTAGGAAAGGGCCTCCCCCTCCAAAACTGGAGGCTATTGTTGTAAAAGCTACCAAGGATAGGACGTTCGCGGACCTGTTCAAAACTCTGAAATCGGAGGCTTCAAGTAGGATGGAGGGCATTCATACTGTAAAGAAGTCGAGAGGGGGGGATCTAATTATCGAAATGAGGAAAGACACTAATTGTAACGCAATGGAGCAAACAGTGAGGGACACTCTAGGCAAGGATTTTCAGGTTAAGAAACTCACTCCCAAAATCACATTGGAAATCAAGGACCTCGATCCGACACTTGAGAAAGAGGAAGTTAGAAAAGAAATTGCGGATTGCCTTAAACTAGGAGAATGGGCTGAATCCGAAAAAGAGGTAAGATCGCTTAGGAGCTCTTTCGAGGGCACGAAAACAGCGATCGTGTCGGTTCCCGTGGAGAGTATGAGAGAGCTAGGTGAAGGTAACAGAATACAAATAGGCTTCACTATGTGTAGAGTCGCTAGGGcattaaatataattagatGCTTTAGATGCCATGAGTTCGGTCATACTTCATACGACTGTAAAACCAACATTGACGGCAGCGAGATCTGCAGAAGGTGTAGCACGGTGGGCCACAGTATAAACGGCTGTACGGCAACCCGCTGCTGTATCCTCTGCATTAGAAAGGGGGTCCCTGCGGCCAAAGCCGAACACGTCGCGGGGGCAATGAACTGCCCGCAATATAGGAAGTTCGTCGACGACAAACaggagaaaattataaaattcgcGGTCAAAATACTACAAATCAATCTTAACCAATGCAGAAACGCACAACACCTCCTAGCACAGACGGCGGTGGAGCTGAAAGTGGACGCTGTCCTCATAGCGGATCCACTCCATAACCCGGGACCCTGGGTATTCGGGAGTGGAAACACGACAGCAATATGGGTCACGGGATGTAACGGCCTGGCAAGGTACGAGGACGAAGACACTCGAGAGGAGGACTTCACCGCCGTCCGGCTAGGGGAATACATGGTTGTGAGTATCTACCTCTCACCTAGCCTCTCTAACACGCAATTCCCACTTAGGttggagaaaatactgaaatttgTCCAGAGTAAAAAGACAGAAGGAAGGAGAATAATTCTGGGTGGAGATTTCAATGCCCATTCGACACTATGGGGCTCCACCAGAACAAACGATAGAGGCAGAACCGTAATGGAGGAGCTACTCAGCGAGGGACTACATCCTGTTAAGCCAGGGGGCGGCCCCACCTTCCTGCATGGAAATCGGTCCTCCAACATTGATTTTGTGGCCATCTCCAATCCTATTAATACTAAAATTCGCTCGCAGGTTCTGGACATTGAATCAGACTCGGACCACAGATACGTGCTCACCACGATCGATACTGAGATACAGATTCCGAGGAAATGCCCTTTTAGGCCGAAATGGAAACCCAGCCAAGAGTCGATGGGCCATTTAAGAGCGGCTTTTGGAAATACTATCGAGAAGGAACACTTAAATAATGAAGCAGTCTTCG ATGAGAATCTCCCTAAGAATGAGACCAAATACAATAACGATCTGAAAGTAAATCTCTGGTGGGATAAAGAGCTAGGCACAATCAGAGATTCATCTAGATATACCAAGAGGAGGATACAAAGGGAAAGAGCTAAGATAAGAGATAAGGGAAAAAGTCCAGAAGAGCTGGAAATCTTGGAGATTCAGTATAAAGACACTATAAGGGAGCTGAGGAGGAAAATATCCATGGCCAAGGTCCGAAAATGGAAAGAATTCTGCGAGTAA